Within Urocitellus parryii isolate mUroPar1 chromosome 10, mUroPar1.hap1, whole genome shotgun sequence, the genomic segment GTTTTAAACCCATCTGGCATTTGTCCTCAGTATTTTGATGTTTAGAACCCAAATCTCATGGAGGGGAAATGAAGTATAAAACATTAGATCTTGTGCTGTTGAGTCAGAAAAACTTGAGTATCTCAAACTGCCAATTAATAGCTGTGGGACTTTGTGCAAAAGGTAAAATCACTTTGCCTTATTTTCTCTACTTGTAAAATGAGGGtaataaaaatatctgatttgGGGGTAATAGAAATTAgatgtaattatatatgtaaaatgctACACAGGGTCTGGTACCTAGGAAGCACTCAGTAGATGGTGATATTGTCATCTGTGATTTTGAACAGATAAAGGTAATGAAGATGATTATTGATTTTGAAGTAGAGTATGGGGGTGCTTAATTTTTCATGTAATAATAGTAGATCCTCTATTGGGGATATTCTTCTAAATGTTCTTCCCACCAGCTTGATCTTTTCCAGGTTTATCCTTTGCCCTCTTTTCTTTCAGCTTTCAAGAGTGACCAGGACATATTTTGGATATAAGAAGAGGTTTTATATATCCTAACAGTTCTgctaatattcttttagttggGAGGAACATGGAAAAACCGTGTCTAGTTAATCGAGGTATACTgggttttacaaaataaaaaaattcttaagaaaaaagcAGAGTGTAGTATTGATTATCAGAACAGTACTGTAAATTAGATGTTTTCTAAATCATTCCTTCATTCCCCTCCCCAAGTAGTCTTTAAAGTAGATGCTGTTCTAGATAAAGTCTAAGAATAAATTTTCACTTTATTCTTGATGATCATTTGATAGTTTGAGACCTTGCAGTGCTTATCACTTATAACAATGGAAAAGTTAAGAAGAGCCATGGTAACTGTTGCAAATTCAGTAAGAGTGATACATTAATACTTACTAATAAGAATTTCTGGACCAGTGACCATCAAGACCTCACTTAAGCAGAAAGATAATATTTTGCTAGAGCAatgcaaagaatattttaatctttagTCATTATATCACCTCCCTGTAAATCAGATGAGTCTTGTCTATATCTGAAGATCCATTTCATGAAACTAAGGAAGGAACTAGAAGGAAGTTGCATCCTTGGTTTCAtaggtgaagaaactgaagcccagaaatTTCAAAGTGACTTGTTCATGATTGCAGAGCTAATTTGTGGCTGGGATGGGAAGGAAACAATGAGCCTTTTGACTTCTGTAGGAAGGGTACCTTTTCCACCATCATGTACCTAAAACCAGACAGTTATCAAGACATTTTCAAAGAACACAAATAGTATGCATATTTTGAATAAACTCCTATTGTTCCTGAAAAGGATAAATACATGTTATCTGGAAACTAGTCTGGTTTCAAAACATCTATAGCAGAGTTGTTCCAGCAACTTCTTCAGGAACCTTTCCAATGGCTCAGTTTGTATTTATTCTGCTTCTCTAGGTCTATTTAACTTTGTATTTGTATTTAATGAGTATTTAgaaaggttttgttgttgttttgttgcagtttttttttttttttttttttttttttttggtgctagggattaaacctagggctttgtgcatatgaggcaagcgctctaccaactgagctacatccccagcccttaaaaaggTATCAGCTTTTCAGatactgttctttttaaaaaattttattttatttagttatacatgacagtagaaagtattttgacacatcaaacatagatggagtataacttctcatttttgtggtGGTGCATGGTGTgtagttacactggtcatgtattcatatatgaacataggaaagttatctgattcattctactatctttcctattccatctccctcccttccatttattcattctcctTTTGTCTAATCTGCTGAACTTCTTCTCTCCAccctcccttattgtgagttagcatccgcatatcaaagaacattcagtctttggttttcaGATACTGATTATTGAAAGTCAGTGTTCTAGCTAAATTTTGAGTAAACTCCTAAACTAACAATAGGAGTTTACTCAAAATATGCATACTATTtgtgttctttgaaaatgttttatctgCAAACTCATTAGTGAATGATGGGAGCAAGGCACTCTGCTTAGAAAAAATGGTGTCTTGTAGATTAATGGAGAGATGTATGGTACAGGCCCTCAGGGAGCTGATAGGCTGAGGAATTTACATGTGAATCACTGTAATGGAAGGAAATTGTAACTATGATAATAGAGTTAAGcaccaaaatcaaacaaacaaacaaaaactgttaaGGTGCTAGGATTGGTGGAAATTTGGAAAAACTTAAAGACTAATTAAATGACATATCAAATTTTAAATGGTACAGATGGGGTTAAGATCTTAAAGTAGCAATTATTAGGTAACTCCTCCAAATTTTCCCTGACCTTTGAGTGCTGACAGTTAAGTGAGCCAGTATGAATCTGAGCTGCATGTTTGTTTACTTtccagtttgtttattttatctaaTGAGACGGTAAACATCTGGAGTCATTTGCtgggtttctttctcttcttcacccTGGGAATATATGATATGACGTCTGTGTTACCTTCGGCAAGTGCATCCAGAGAAGATTTTGTAATTTGTTCTATTTGTCTTTTCTGCTTCCAGGTAAGTCACTTCACAAACACTGTTACTTGTGAAGAGAACTTTCATCAGGCAGGCTTATACATGTGGCTCACCACTTGCTTTGAAGAGCTCCCAAAATGGCAAATGGGTcagcttattttctttcataaaatgaacACCAAAAAAGCCTGTTATTATCATGTATTTGTATGTTATGGGAGTATATTTGAAATTCACTGTttcaaagattgaaaaaaaattgtttctctcCTCTTTATCATTTTAGACATCTCTGCTATAAGATTATGAATGTCTTATTGTACTCTTACTGTCAGATTGAGTGGATCACTAATGTCAACTCAAAACCTGTTTGGGaaaatttcttaactttttcGTATTTGTAATATACCTGTGATTTTTCATACCTTTACTtttcattctgcttttattttactgTCTTGTTTTTCTGGTATTGGTCTTATGTTCTgttgctttaattttaatttcctttgatcCTTTTATACTTGCCTGGTTTCAGATACTTTCAGTTTCTGttcctctctgcctctcagaGTAATTCCATTGcatttgcatttgttttcaaGGATTTataaaaatgcctttaaaaattacattcagTAGATTTTTTCAAACATATCATTTTAAAGCAGGAAACAAATATGGGCTATAGTCCTattggcattttaaatttttaaaaaatacagagaataccaaaaaacatgaaaattaaaaaaaaatcatccccatggggctggagatgtggctcagcggtagcgcgctcgcctggcatgcgtgcggcccgggttcgatcctcagcaccacataccaacaaagatgttgtgtccgccgagaactagaaaataaatattaaaaattctctctctctctctctctctctctctctctctctctcctctctcactctctctttaaaaaaaaaaaaaaatcttaaaaaaaaaaaaatcatcccctTTCATCCTGACAAAAGCAGACAGAACTTTGTACAGTTAACCTGTTGCTGCTATTTGAGAGGTGAACCTGTAAGTCAACTGTCCGAATTTTTTATAGCATGTCATTATATTCCAGACTTCATCATCAGAAATACTCCCCCTTTTTTTCTAATTGCAGTTTCTAGAACAAATTTCTTTGAGGAAAAAAGTACTCATTATTTTTGTatgattaaaaatcaattttttaaaaaatattttttaaattatactcttTCTGAGGTTTAGTTTTTGTCCTGATTAGATTCAAAATACCTCTGGGGATCCATTTCCAGTTTCATAATGGAAATGAGTCAAATTCTTTAtagctaacattttaaaatttaagttaacATAATTAAGGTGCTCTTAATGATTATAAGTAAGTATAAAATGGTTTGTAATCTACAGTTAGTTGTATAAATATCATCTACTTTGAGAATCCCTTGTGTTTCCCTCTACTCCAGGCCTGTCCTTTATCCCTTCACCACCTTCCACACCTGATATTAGTTAAGAGAATACATATTAATTTCCATTTTGGCCCGAGAAAACAATATATTGTAAAACTATAAGGGTTAAATAACTGTAACAACTGCCCAAGAAAAGATAGACTCAAAGTATTATAGTAACTTGCCTAGGATTATTCAGATGGAAATCAGTAAAATCGTGTTCTAACTGCTACTGCATATATCTATTACATGGTGTACAACCTgcttaagaaaaatgaacacatCTTCCCTACAAgaagagcacttttttttttaattataaaattttaattaacttgttCACCCGAGTTTTTCGGATTCGTCGGATCAGCAGGCAGCACAGTAAACCATAAATCTGTTCATGAATATTgacttacatttaatttttaaaagacatgactttttttttttttttctcacctctATTCACTCTTTTTGCGCAGTGCTTTCTTCCCAACCAGATTTATagagtacattttattttggagaagagTGGAATCTGAGAATGCCTTTCCCCAAATTCAGTTCATTTATAttcagttcaacaaatatttgctgaatgccTCCTTTATACTTCTAGGCCCTATACTAGGTAGTGGTGATGCAATGCTGAGCAGAGGACCAAAATGTTATAAGACCATGGCACTCATGTAGAAGGAGTGCAGAAAGAAAGTAAGGCAGGGCATTAAGCAGaataaatgctatgtaaaagCCCAAAAGCGAGAGACAGTTTAGCACTTCCTGGGCTTGCAGATGTTAGTCTTTATGTTTGAATCCTGGAAGAACCAAAAAAGGTAAGGGTAGGAAAGATGTGCAGGAAGAAGCCAGATCATGAGGTACTTTGTTATCAAGCCAATGAGCTTAGATGTACTGCCCCCACTGTCAGTGGCCTTGTTCCCATGGTTATTTCTGTAATCTCCCACCTCAGCCTATCTAGTCCTCATCTTGTAAGGGGGCACTTAAAATCTTCAATAGTATTATTGAACACTATAATTGTATGCCTTTGGTATCCCATAGAAACTTTCTGTGATAACTGAAACATACCcactttgccaatttttttttcatttttaaaggaactcTTAACAATaacatattccttttaaaatagggCACATTAAACATCggctaactttttaaaaacttgtgatATCTATTAACATTACTTCCCTCCCTCTTTGATGCATAGTTTTCCTCTTTAACTTTCTTTGCGACAATTGAATGAGctttattattgtttcttatttttcctatatgtatatatttacatagaaattcaagcaaacaaaaaagccTGTGGAAGAAAGTAAAAGTCACACTTGACATTTTGGTTAAAATTCATCCATACATTTGTGTATGCATTTCTACTTGACAGCTACCTACTGCTTGCTCATCTACATGTCTACCTAATTCCATGCCTAGattatctctgcttcctgatttgtATCCAATTCTTGTATCATTCTACACTATGACAATGAGATTTTTCCCTATCAATGAGAATACACACCACAAGCCTAATCTTAGAAAACTATCAACCTTTAAAGTTATGTTTAATTGGGATAGTAAACTCTGCTTGGTAACTTAGTAGCCAAAAACCATAGACCAGTAAGGATTTTAGACAgtagatgaagaaatgaaattgTGACTAAGTATAATGTTTATTGTCCCATTTTCTGCATACACACCCCCATTGACTTAGTATAGGCTCTTTTGTTATTGCTCTCTGAGGTAACCTCTCCCCTTTGCCTCTCTAATCTACACCATGTAAGAGGGGACATATAAAATCTTCTAAAGTATCACCTGTTCCATAATTTTGAAGTTGAAACTCCTTGATGTGTAGGACTTGTCATAatcatgaatgaataaagacagGACATTCTTTAAtggttctatatttttcattatgtcattttttttttgtggacccccaataaacctgTGCATGTCTTCTTGTATGTTCCTGATGAGTATCAGCTGAACTCTAGCTTCTACAGGGGTGATAGTTCTTCTGTAATTCACCTTTCCTCCCTCTTGTACCACCCCACAATGCACAGATACACTCACAAATACCCTCCTCAATTTTCTAATTATGGTTTGCTGACTTTTCCTATATAACTTCTTATAGCACTACTTCTTTACTTGTTTCTAAAAAATCTTTTCAAGAATAGaggttttatctttataatcATCAAGCCATGATTTATTATATTTGGGGACAATAAAGCCATGTTTACCTTAGAATTTAAAAGTAAACTTTATACAGTGCATCTTTTATGCCCATGaagttttaagtaaaaaaaaaaaaaaaaaaaaaaaagcaagttgcagAACAGATCATATAGTGTGAGtccatttgattaatttttaaaagtgtatattttgtatttgcaggcttttttcccttttgggggatggggaaagTAGTTGTTGGGTATTGACCTAaggaccttgagcatgctaggcaagtgctttaaaactgagctacatccctaggctGCAGACTTCTATTCACAGTTTTTGGgcatatatattgaaaataagtGGAAGGATATATAACAAATGTTATCAGTGGCTACCTTTGGGGAATAAATTGAGTGGGAAGGGcttatattttttacattgtaCAGTTCtatattctttgattttcttaAGGACACATATTGCTTCTTTAAACTCATTCTTTAAACTTATTCATAGAACAAAATACCctcatgtgattttttaaaaacatttgtattGTGTAATTTCCCTACTtctgtttataattgttatataaaaagttgttcataatttttatataaaatagctatcattttaaatttccttttttgtgattcttatccccattttacacatgagggaATTGGGGTTTAGAGAAAAGACATGTCTTGCCCTACTGTAAGCACAGAGCTAGAATCCAAGGCAAGATGTATTTGACTTGAAAGCCTACACTGTCTTAAAAGCCTGCACTTTGGGGAGGGGGCgagggtacaagggattgaacccaggggtgtgttaccactgagctacagagcTACATATcaagctccttttattttttattttgagacagggtttcactaaattgcttagggccttgctaagttgataaaGCTGAAAGCCTGTATCCTTAACCAATTCCCTGAATATCATGCATGAATtactttagtttatttttgtttcattttgttaagatttctttttattttccataggtCTGTATGCTTTGCTCTGTGGGATATcatcttttttcttgtcatcGGTCAGAAAAAACCTGTCGAAGATGGATGGCATTAGATTATGCAGGAATTTCTATTGGAATACTGGGCTGCTATGTCTCAGGagtattttatgcattttattgtaATAATGTAAGTAGCTTAAAACATTTCACATTCTACTTTTCATGTAGGTCTCAGGTTTTCTTGCAGTGGTTCCTTTGAATTTCTGAATAAGTAACTACTTACAGAATAAACAGAAGAGTCTTGTGTAGGCataaacttatttttcaaaaggCACCTGTGGTCTCTAACATCTATTACTAGTTCCACACTTATTTCACTCCTTTTCcactggaaaatatatatatttgaagttaTCTCTGAAGCTTACTGTAGACAttgaattattaattatattcataTGGGTATATGGTTACTTATATATGCACATTGcatatctttaatttttgtgtttatagAATTGAAGTTAAATGAAGTTAGCTTTtgataaaataatgaagttgGTTTCCACTTTCCATTTCCCTTCATACTTTATTTCTCattcactgaaaaaaagaaaagatatatctGTGCATGTCTTGATGCATGTTCttctataataaatatgttttcctttctcaGTCCTCTATTGCATAGTAGACCTAAAAACAGACCCCATGTGTTGTGAGGGTCTTTAACAACTATAAGATATGTCTGTTCCAAGTTCTGGATCAACTCTGCTTTCTGTCCCTAAGGTCCTAAAACTCAGTTTTGTCTTATGCAAAGCAATATTTGCAAAACTGTTCAGATAGTATAGCACCTATCCTAAAAATGTTGCCAAGTCaaactttaaaagaatataacCTCTAACCCATCACCTGCCCAAAGGCAAACTGAGCCATGAGCTCACCACATCTCAAACTCTCCCATTCAGAAAGTCCCCACTGACtctactctttttctttcttgttcctatcatattctttgatttttttttcttttgtcctttttgttACCTGCTTTTCAGCAGAAGATTACACTTCTCCCTTAAGAGCAATATGTTTACAGGGTAGTTTTAGTCCTTTTCACAAGGAATAGAGACTGGCCTTCCCAAGGCACCCTCCACACATGGTGCTCTAAGCTGTGGCTTATTGAGAAAGATTGGCTGCAGGACAGAATTCCTCTTACTTTTTGGGATTCTTAAATCTGTATGATGGCAGAGCAAACTATCAACATATTTAGTATATAAAACTAGTAAAGGGAAAAGTCATATATTAGGTTTGAATAAAAGAGCATTAATAATTGCATCCATTTAAACACATTTAAACATGAGCCacaggctaggaatgtagctcaatgcaCAAAtctccctgggtttgatccccagcaccaaataaaataaaataaaataaaaaatctttaaatgtgagctttttgttttttaggccTAATGACTTTGGGAGATAagcatataattaaatatatattcaattaacCTTGCAAATTGATTTTAGTAGTAAACTCTGTTCATATCTGCCCAGTTTTCATAACTTAAATCATTTTGCATGAAACTGCATACCTTAAAAGAGAGGAAGCATGCTGATAACTAAAATGCATCATTTTAATTGTTTGCTTATCTCATTCTATATTTCTCTGAAACTATTTTCTATTGACTTCCTAAACATTAAAGTGGGACACATCAGAAAAgctagaaaaagggctggggatgtggctcaagtggtagcgcgctcgcctggcatgcgtgcggcccgggttcgatcctcagcaccacatacaaagatgttgtgtccgccgagaactaaaagataaatattaaaaaaattctctctctcactctctctttaaaaaaaaaaagaaaagaaaaaaagaaaagctaaaaaagaGAGCTATAGAGCTAACACAGTCCATGATCATATAAAGGAAAAATTGCTTCTTTCTGGTTTCTTATCGTTTCCAAATACTCAGTTGCTTTAGTGGCTCTTTACCTTTTAAGGAACACAGGCTGCTTTCAGAATGAGACAGAAAATTATGGACCATCAATCCAGGAGAAGGTGTATTTGGGTACACATCTaaagaaacaatccaaaattgtgaatcaggaggtgtatAACCCTACAGAGATCCCTGGAGCCAAGTTAAGAACTCACATCCTATATGATGCTAGCTTTTTGAGTTTCATTTCCAGCTTTCAATGTTCacttaaatacttaaatatcCCATAAACCTTTCAAacttaatgtattttaaagtgaACCTATTTTCATGTTCCTCATCATATATGCCCCAAACCTGGAACATCTTTGTTCATTTCCTTTATCAATGGAAGCCACTGTTGGCCTTTCAGGATAGAAAGAGTGGAGCCTTCCACGGCTGCTCTCTCACATATCCAGTTAGCCATTAAGACCTTAAGTGTATTTCAGAAATGCTTCCTCAGCCTGGTGCTCGCATCTTCATTCTTTAacagaattcatttctttttgaataaaCCTCTAATGTCTGTTTAGAAGGCTCcctatcatttctttgttttctacacTCATGTCATTTGAAAAAATGACCCTGTCATCCCATTCTTAAAGAACTCTGCTATTCCTGAATGACATGGTAAAGCCCAAAATCTGTAGCCTGACTTTGCTGCCTTTCAGCCTCCTCCAAATTTCCCTGCTGCACTTGCTGCTCCTTTTCTTTGAGAGCTGCTCCTTCCCACATAATATTAGTTTAGATGTTGCCTCCATTGTGAAGCATTTTTATCCCAGGTAACATTGTTCTCTCTTCAGTGGTTTTACAACTTTGTTTGAAACTcagttataatatttattattgaattatgatCATTTGTTTACATTTGCCCCTCCCAGAGTCTATGTGCTCATCCACTGGGAGAGTCTGTGTCATAGTCTGCTACATTTCTATAGGACTTCTAACCATGCCTAGCATGGTAATAGGTACTCAGGAAATGTTTTTGTAGGAATAAATGCAGTCTCAGTAGCTCACTTGAGAATTTGATTTGTCATCCTATGAAACTTAATAGTTGTTtggtatatgaattttttttaagaaagataaataatCCTGTTTGGAATTGAAAGTACCAAGTAGTTTGGAATGTGTTAAGTATAAGCCAAAATTACTCTTTGCCTTCACTATTGTTAATAGcagaattaaaatttgattttgtttcatttcagtaCTGGCGTCAAGTATACTTGATCACAGTGCTTGCCATGATCCTGGCAGTGTTCTTTGCTCAGATTCATCCCAATTACCTCACACAGCAATGGCAGAGGCTCCGTTCTATCATCTTTTGTTCTGTTTCGGGATATGGAGTAATCCCTACTCTTCACTGGGTTTGGCTCAATGGAGGAATTGGAGCTCCTATTGTACAGGTACGTTAAGTGTCATCAGTATTTgtcctcatttttttaattttcaattttattttggggaaagTAATATAATCAGTAGTGGGTGAGTTTGTGTCATTTGAgagcatatttttaattatatgctGACACCATAATTTTCACTGCTATATAAATAAGCATACCATTCAAAAGCATATGTAAAGtctaattagtattttttttcctgaatgtctATGAAGTAACacattcttatttctctttctcttacctTTAATGTGTAAAATATCCAAGTCCTTATCTGTGGAGGACTTCAAAGTTTCTAGCTTTGTCTGCTGGATCAGTGATAATGCCAGTGGTAACCAAAGTATAGAAGCAGGAACACTTGATATTTTTGGTGGGGAAAAGAGGAGTtagaaaggatttttttgttgttgaaccTGTTGAATTTGAGGTATTTATAGGATATGAAGGTAGAC encodes:
- the Paqr3 gene encoding progestin and adipoQ receptor family member 3 isoform X1, whose protein sequence is MHQKLLKSAHYIELGSYQYWPVLVPRGIRLYTFEQIPVSLKDNPYITDGYRAYLPSRLCIKSLFILSNETVNIWSHLLGFFLFFTLGIYDMTSVLPSASASREDFVICSICLFCFQVCMLCSVGYHLFSCHRSEKTCRRWMALDYAGISIGILGCYVSGVFYAFYCNNYWRQVYLITVLAMILAVFFAQIHPNYLTQQWQRLRSIIFCSVSGYGVIPTLHWVWLNGGIGAPIVQDFAPRVIVMYVIALLAFLFYISKVPERYFPGQLNYLGSSHQIWHILAVVMLYWWHQSTVYVMQYRHSKPCPDYVSHL
- the Paqr3 gene encoding progestin and adipoQ receptor family member 3 isoform X2, translated to MHQKLLKSAHYIELGSYQYWPVLVPRGIRLYTFEQIPVSLKDNPYITDGYRAYLPSRLCIKSLFILSNETVNIWSHLLGFFLFFTLGIYDMTSVLPSASASREDFVICSICLFCFQVCMLCSVGYHLFSCHRSEKTCRRWMALDYAGISIGILGCYVSGVFYAFYCNNYWRQVYLITVLAMILAVFFAQIHPNYLTQQWQRLRSIIFCSVSGYGVIPTLHWVWLNGGIGAPIVQDFAPRVIVMYVIALLAFLFYISKVPERYFPG
- the Paqr3 gene encoding progestin and adipoQ receptor family member 3 isoform X3, with product MTSVLPSASASREDFVICSICLFCFQVCMLCSVGYHLFSCHRSEKTCRRWMALDYAGISIGILGCYVSGVFYAFYCNNYWRQVYLITVLAMILAVFFAQIHPNYLTQQWQRLRSIIFCSVSGYGVIPTLHWVWLNGGIGAPIVQDFAPRVIVMYVIALLAFLFYISKVPERYFPGQLNYLGSSHQIWHILAVVMLYWWHQSTVYVMQYRHSKPCPDYVSHL
- the Paqr3 gene encoding progestin and adipoQ receptor family member 3 isoform X4 — protein: MLCSVGYHLFSCHRSEKTCRRWMALDYAGISIGILGCYVSGVFYAFYCNNYWRQVYLITVLAMILAVFFAQIHPNYLTQQWQRLRSIIFCSVSGYGVIPTLHWVWLNGGIGAPIVQDFAPRVIVMYVIALLAFLFYISKVPERYFPGQLNYLGSSHQIWHILAVVMLYWWHQSTVYVMQYRHSKPCPDYVSHL